The Xenopus tropicalis strain Nigerian chromosome 1, UCB_Xtro_10.0, whole genome shotgun sequence DNA segment aattttcaataaatcagccctaaaTCAGCAGCTTTTGCAGCAcatttccagggtcggactgggctgtcaGGATTCCGGGAAAAATTCCTACTAATTCAGTGTGTAGTATTGTCCCATGCTGCTTGTTCAGTTTGTACATGGCTTATGGCAGATCAAGTAACAAAAACTGACTGTGAGCAAGTCCATGAAATATCGTAtagtatgaagcaaaaaaaaaaaccagtgtaaTGTTTACAAGTGCTCTTGAATATAGTGTATGGGTTCCATATATCGGGCCTCcctgcttaaagggcacctatcagcaTGAGATTGCTTCCCAAAATCCCATAATGTTGTAATATATACATGTCATTGTAATCATTTGATGCAGTTTTTTTAATGTCCAGTCTACAAAAATGATGATCCTTTTCTCCGTTTTAGGTTCAATTTGCATTGCttgatcaaaggaaaatgagcaGAAAACGCCAGAAAAACAGGAAAAGAATGAGAAGAGGctctgaaaaaaacaaatactgaagaaatacatatatatcGGCAAGCAGGTTGTTTAGAACAGAACTTTTTTAAAGAATCCAGTTAGAATGTGTATAAAAGAGACTTTGAACTAAAGTCTGCAGATTTTTCTCAAGTTGAGTCATAGATTAACTAGGCAGATAGAAAAATATCTCATTCCATGGATATGAGCCTCTGGGTAACATACCTTGGTGATGTGAGTCCCATCATCATCTGGTGTCTATCAAATGGACTATAGATATATGTGAGCAAGGAGTGATCCTAATGGGGCGAACTTCCTGGTATCAAGAAAAAAGCCTTTTGCCAAGAAATGTAGTAAATCCATAGGCTCAGAGGCAAGACCAGATACATTTCAgaaaaaataaaggggaaatacttCTATCTTTAATAGAAAATCTTCTACACAAACAAACTAATGTTTTTAGTGTACAGTTGTATCCAAGGGTATAATCAGACATATcagaatacacggttatgggagatagctcttagtacaagttgatacagggactggtccgattgccatcttggagtcaggaaggaattttttcccctctgaggcaaattagagaggcttcagatggggttttttgccttcctctggatcaacttgtagttaggcaggttaggtataggcattatggttgaacttgatggacgtatgtcttttttcaacccaacttactatgttactatgttactatgttactatattctACTACAAACTCTTTACAAATGCATATTTCTTGAATTTTGGGTTTATTTTCGTTACATTTTTTCAGCTTTAACAAGTCTGCAATTATATACTACCTCTTGCTTGGGACCTATAAGACCTTGACACTCCTGTAAAGACCAACCTCCCTTCCCGAATCCTACATTAGTGCACCAGTTTTATGgtctaagtcagtgatccccaaccattggctcacaagcaacatgttgcttaccagccCCTTTGAtggtgctcccagtggccttaaagcaggtgcccatttttgaatttctgacttaaaggcaagttttggaagtataaagaccatgtgtagtgccaaacagaacctcctgtagtctgccagttcaATCTGGGCTACCAAAAAACCAATCATGGCTCTTATTAGTCACCTCttaagaacttttttcatacttgtgttgctccccaactgtttttatatgtaaatcctgctcataggtaaaaaaaatggttggggacccctgtttagTATTTTCTAAGATAAAGTACATTTCTGAACAAGTAAAAATACGGttcacttacaaaaatacaaaaaagatttattaacAATCATAGGCCATGCAGcttattttttaaaatcaatGCCCCTTTTATGCCTTAATTCTGCAACTGTCTAAACATTAATATAAAATGATTACATAACTTATAACTATGCATGGTTTTACACAGTGTACTGAGGGGTTTAATTGCCCGTGTTTGACAAGATTAATAAATCAAGGGAAGAGAATGAAGGAGAGGGAAGAATCCGAGTTGGCAGACTGCAAATCTACTTACCATGCACCTTATTACTTAGTATCATAAAAGCATTTATGGAAACACGAGGAGCTTCTGAAAGGTGCATTAGGAGATAAATATTGAATTCTGGTGCAGTTACTATACTCTCTTACTCTCTCTCTCGACTGCCTTGGTGCAAAATGGCTTCACATTACATTTGTAATAATCAAAAATGACTAaccttgtttattttatttactttctaGAAGAACAGAAAAACCATTTGAAAATCAATGAATGAGAAAGCTGATGTGGCATTAAAAAATCCTGGAATGTCTGTCTTCTCTAGTTTGGATTCTGAGCTAGAAAATGAAAGTGAATATTCTTGTTTGTCTATGTCTAAAACCGCAACAGAAGTAGAAAAACATGAAGAAACTGCAAAAGAAATGCAATGTGAAGAAGAAACTGTACCTTGTGAACACAATGGGCTTCCTAACCCATCAGTGCCAAAGGAATCAGAAAAGGGTGTTTTACAAGATGTCATTGCCATGTCACTAAGCGAAAGAAATGAGGAGTGTCATAATCCTAAAAAACAAATTAATGATAGTGATGAAGTGACAGCCCAGGTAACATCTGACAATCTACATTTGAACCTGGAAATCAGGAATGTTTCTTCTTCAGATAGAACCAAAGTTGTAATAACAAATAAGAAATCTCTTAAGAAGAGTCGCAGTTACCATGACAGCCAGCATCAGCAAAGCCAACACAATGCTCACAACAGAGATATATCTGTAGATGATGTAAATAGAAAGAGTCAAGAAAACCCAAATAAGCAGAATTCTGAAATGCCTTTAATAAAAGTTGAGATCATAGGAGCAGGGATTGAAGTGAAATATAAAACTATTGATCGtcatctaacagttcacattgaAAGAgataatgaaagaaaagaaagggAAGAAAGAGAAACATGTTATTTTCATAGCAATGATTACTTGCAAGAAGGAACTTGGAGCTCTTACAGTTCAGATTTTAGCCCTTATCAAAGAGAAGAGATGATATGTTCCGATTGCTGTATAGACATTCCTCCCCCTGAAGAGTTTGCTGATGTAAAATGTGTGTCCCCAAATACTAATGTTGGAAATGAGGCCTTAATTCATGATTTGTTAAGAAAATCCTGTTCTATATCATCAATATTTTCTTCCCATTCTGAGTCAGAAACTGAGAGGAGACCAATTAAGGATGAGTGTTACAAAACTGAACACATGCCATTGTTAGATAATAGACTTTGTATGCCCTGTTTAAACAACTGTACCAATTGCTCTCACCTCACTGTAAAGCCATATAAAATGAGCTGCAATCATATTTCATCAATCTCCCCACAAGAAATACACTCAAACACATCTGGTTGCATTCACCATCCAAACCAAAACTCTGTGTTTGACTCAGTAGTCAGAAGAAAAACATTCCCGGAAATCTATTATAATCCACACATACATTCTTACAATTCTAGACATGCAAATTGCAAAGACCATTCTCCAGAACAGTCCTCAACCTCTAACTCTTGCACTGAAAGATGTCTAAACCATGTTCCTTCTATTGAGCTCCGCAGATCATTTACCGCTTTACCTTGTAGGAATTGTGTAAATGACCATCATGAGCCAGAGTGCAAATCCATTTTACTTCATTCAGAAAGGGCAGCTTCACACTTTGTAAATACAATTGAGGATCCTTACTTTGTCGGTAGTTGTTCAGATACTCCTAGTTCAAAACGGAATACAATGCCAACAGATATGGATTCTGTACGGTCTCTGCATAATTTAGACATTAATAATAAACACAGTTATGAAGAAGAGGACACTGAGGACCTAAAACATAATGAAGATCAGATTGACTTTACTGAAAGTGGATTTGATGAGGAAATGCAAGATGGGGATAATGTTATTGAAACCCAAGACTACTCAGAATTGCAAAATAAATGTCTTTTGATTCAAGTAACACCACCCTCAAGAAGTTCTTCGAAAGAATTTATTATTGagaaaaatgtatatagtaaTCTCCCAAATGATTGTGTGCAGACTTCTTTATCACAGACAATGGAAATACCTCAATCAAGTTCCACAGTACTTGAAATGTCGCAGAGGAAGCGAAGAGGGTCTGTTGTTACTGTCGTAACAGGGGACCTAGAGCAAAGACTATTAGTGCAAGGAGATAACCAAGCTGTCAGTGATTCTGTTTCATCTCGGGGATATTGTGAATTGCATAAGGATATCCAACAATCTCCATTTGTACAAAGAAACTCTGTGTTAACACCTGTCTCAGATGTTGATGAAGCAGAACTAGAAAACAAGTTACTTAGTTCCTTTGAGGAGCAGAGCCAACCGACACTTAAGGATATTTCTTCTCAGACATCTCAGTCTTTTGACCCTTTTTTATCGATGGAAAATCAAAGCAACTTTGAGGACACACAAGAGACTGTTAGTCGAGTAGAAGAAGGTAGTGATATGAACTTTCCAGCTGATGACACATCTCCAAGAAATAGTTCTGATAGCGCAATACCCGGAACCTCTTTTGAGTCAATAGCAGGTCAACTTTCATCTTTGAAAAAATCAGATTCTGAAGAAAATGGAGTCAAATGTGTTGAAAAAAGGGACGATTCTTGTGAAAAATCTGAAACACCAAAGCAGTTTGCTAAAAAAGGTAAATATTGCTTAcaactttttgtttaaaatgaaatctCACACTTTCCACATATTTTGATTATACAGGtaaggaacccattatccagaatgctcggcacctggggttttccggataagggtttttttcgtaattccgatctcctacctaaagtctgctaaaaacattatttaaacagtaattaaacccaataggattgttttgcctccaataggggataattatatcttagttgggatcaagtacaaggtactgttttattactacagagaaaaaggatttttaaaaaggtgaattatttgattaaaatggagtctatgggagatggcctttccgtaattcgaaatgttttggataatgggtttctggataaggggtccaatacctgtatctgaaaaaatttaaaaaaaagtataaaacttGGACAAAACAGCAaaagaatgggaaaaaaacactactgtagtgttttttttctttgaacaCAGTAATTCTATCCCTTGCAGTAACAATTGTAACATAATATGGTATAGAGAGTTTTGTACCctttttttcaagcttgtgttCTATTTGAGATTATCAAgttgttttttcatatttttaaatgaacaagttttttaaatttgagGATTCATGCTGattgcacttttttaaaaatttttagctagaattagaaaaaaactcctatattttacattttgatttttgaCAAACCTAAATGTTATTTctacttgttttattttttatatattttacatttatgaaaACTTTTCACATTGTCACCCaaaagtagaatttttttttaaattttatgaaCATTTCTGGACATTTGAAAAAAATAGTTTAGAAAATTtatcaaatattttttcattgattttctcaTTGATCTAATCAAATGGTCACCAGTTTTGAATAAGACAAAATTGTTTTATGTTATAAACccccaaaaaaccccaaaatttcTCACAATGCAATAACATAGGTTTCTTTTTGGGGTGCTGTGTTAGCCCTCTTTCATCTGTTTTATTACATCAGCAGTTGATACCTGTGTTCTGAATTTTTACTTGCATTGCTGTACTttagggcaaatttatcaaaggaCAAATTTCAAGTAAAATTCTGTGTATTCCAACTGGTTGATTTTTTTCACATATATGAAAGCATTCCCTGACATTTGGAAAACCAATAATGTGactcatttatcaaagcatttccCCCCCATTGCCCATTGTTTTTCTTCTCTAGGAAGTGTTGTCTGGCTAGCAGTCAAGAATCATTTTATCCTATGGGCAAAAACCAAATGGGCTAAAAAATCAGCCGACCAAGATGAAAAAGTCATGAATGGTTTTAGGAAACATTATTACAGTGCAAGTTCAATGGAAAATCTTGTAATAGAGTAATTCATTTCAATTTATTTAACTCAGATAAAAcacataaagaataataaataagGATACAATTCCCCCAAActcatattatttttattaatgaatCTGCTTCTATATTTTGGTACATGACATGTAACAGTGTATTAGCTACgcttatttgtatataatatatataatgtttacgGTAAAGccataaaacaaaattaaactcATGACCGTAACAGGCTTTTCTTTAAATATCAGATGCAAAACCAGAATTTGTCAACAAACATTTGAGATTACCTAAGGAGTCAGTGATAAAAGAATCAAGGGCATGTGAAATAACCCATGAAGGATCAGAAGCATCAGATCGATGGGCTAAGAAAAGAAAACAGTTTAAAGAAACCAAGAACTGCAATTCTGCAGGAGGGAGTTCGGTTACAAGCAACATCACAGAAGAATCTGGTTAGTAGCCTTTCTTTTAGGAAGACACAACATTAGAATTGCCATAGTACAGGGGACACCTATACTAGGCACATTTTGACAATAATAGTTTCCAAAATCAAGTTTGCTGATAAACACACGGCAATGCCATGTAGTTACTCAGTGTAATGTTGTGCAAGGTTTAGTCATTTTTGTCATGTGCTGCTACTTCTGCAATGAGCCCAAGGCTGAGTTCGGATGAATAAAAAAGTAGAACTGGGTCATGTAAAATAGATTTCATAGCATTATTTTTAAGGAAGGAAGTAGAAGAGAGCTGTCTCCAAATTATCTGCACAGACCCAGACAAGTCTGGATAGGACTCATTTGGCAAGGGATTAGCCTATTTAGCATTTACTAAAATTATCTCGTGTTCTACAAGATCCGTGGGAATCACAAAGGATTTTGGAGCTTAGTTGCTAGCATGATTGGTCACCTAGGCAATAACTGTTACTGAGTCACAATCGTATTTTAATTTCGGCTTACCTTCATTAATATTTTTGTGCAAATCTATAGTAGAAcacaattataatttttttaacataGTGCTATTATTTATATGCAGAGGCCTGTTTATCATCACCCCAAGCATGTCTATGAACTACAGGCCATCTAAGTTTGCATTAATGACAGAGCCACATAAATATCATATACTGGAAAAAAACTGATACTAAAAAGCTACTTTTTCAGAATGTACATtgaaagttacctataggtcctGTTGATTGTTTTCCAGTGGTAGGtttgtttttgtaagtaattttacttgaagttcctaaacctgtctgttttgccaacctgactgtcccttctcagcctgtcagttatagcttctaatgctaacggcctcctgctgcacaaatatggccgccccctcatagaggaacatggggatcagatggacaaatacttttaaggcaacaTTATAAATAGCAAGCAAAGGTAATGTTATGATTTTAATTTCTGTTGTCAGGACCTGTTTAAGTTACAGTCTGATAACAACTATTGATCCCTTTGTTGTCAACCTGCTTAGAAATAAAAGAAGAACTAATTAGGATTTCCATGGCAAATGTAGGAACATACAGTAAAAGCTTACAGTACATGTCATGTATCTTACATTATCACATACATTGGTGCAaatcctataaatatatattcttactGCTTTGTACATAGAAACAAAAGCCACAAGGCCAAGTTGTTTTGGTGTGGTTATCATCTGTATTGTTTGCTTACAGTTAGGTGGCAAGTCTTCCACACTTGAACTTCAGTTACCATGTTCTGCAACTGGGAAACATCCTGTTTTACAATATAATTCTGGAGTTGTTTCATGATGGTTATATGTTCTACCGTATCATTTCTCTTTATTGATCATATAGTCATTTGGTGTCTTGCAAGGGCTATAACGGAGAGCCAAAAGGGCATGTGTAAAAGAcagaaaacaaatgtatattattgcagtgttgtattttatatttttagcctCTATTGTTGTTGAAAAGTAAATCATTGTTGTTAATGATTTctttttataattacatttaaatattctttatgaTCTAAGTCTATCCACTTAATCCCACCAACAATATTCCAACATGTAAACTGCACGCATGCATATATCTGTTTTCCATGTTACCCATGGCTAAAAAATCATCAGAGAAATCTGAGAAATTGACTGTCTTACTGTGACATGTATAGCTAATGCGTTGGCTGCTTCAAAGGACTTTGCAGCTTATGTAACCATCTGTTATTAGCACTGTGTTTTTAACCAGATCCCTGATGATTCATACATCCAAATAATGCTTTCTGTAGAAATGAAATAAACACAGCACGGATATAGGATAAATATACCTGTTTTTCAAAGTAGCAGTTTTCTGGATATAAAGGTGGCATGATGCCTTAACCATGTTCAATGGAGAATTATTCATTGCAGGATGAACATCAAGGTAATTATTTTGTGCTTCTGTTTTCTGGTCTGATCTCGATTCTGCGTGTGTGGAAATGTGCATGACAGGACAATTAGGGGGAGTTTGTTTTGCTCTTTATGTCTCCAGGTTAGCATTGTAGCCTCTGCTGTGCTTGCCACAACACACAAACGATGAATTTTGTAATGTTCATTTTATAAGGATGTAGCAAATGTCAAAGCCTCGAGTCTCCATTCTTGGGTGATATCCATGCATTTAATTGTAGATAGAACTGtggcttataatatatatatcttgtattTCATTGTATTTCAACACATTGCTATTATCAAAAACTTTGTCATATTAAGtacattttgcttcattttttttaaatttgtatacaACAGAGaggaaatgtatatatttacaacTGATACCACAACTCTGTCACAAGATGTACCTTTGCCTATTATTTAGTTACAAGGTTCTAATTCTTTGTTAGCAAAAAAGTTTATTTCAGGAGTCGGATGGAGCAAGCATATTTTAATTTATACTATTTTCTTTCGTTGGTGCTTGCAGTTAACCGTTTAAGTATCACATTGTAAGTTacattacatatctttaacttgaCCCAGGCAGCTGCCTAAAAACTTCACAGTTTGATTCACCCAAACAAATTTATTGCATAAATGTTTTTGCCTTATTTTAATGCAGTACCTTTAAACCTAACCTTTAACATTAGTATATTCAGCTGTTAAAAAGTACTTGGTAGTAAAATGACTTATGTTCTTTCTTCAATATGACTGAcgggtttttttttgtacttgaaGATGCAGTGGGCTTGCTATACTTAAATGTACTGGATGGACCTCCTCTGTGAAGCCGCTAATGACTGTCCtctaataaaaacacagagaatgaGTTATTCTAATGCTTAGTTCAAAGTCTGTCAGTTACAGAACCCATCAATTAAGTCCCACATGCATTATGGAACTACAGCCCCCAAAATAACCCTCACAGGCAGCTGTTGTGACAACTGGGGAATATTTTTTAACAGCTGGAGACATACAGGTGAACATGTCCTCCATAGCTTTGTATGTATACAAAGTGCAAGAGCAACAAcctagcaggggtccccaacctgtgagccacagtcaaatgttaaaagacttgggagagcaacacaagcattataaaagttcatggaggtgccaaataagggctaagattggctattaggcagcctctatgcaccctatcagcttacaggggctttatttggtaggaaatcttgtttttattcaaccaaaacttgcccccaagtcaggaattcacaaataactccctggtttgggggcactgagagcaacatccaaggggttggggagcaacatgttgccccggagctactggttggggatcactgacctagagtGACAGCTAATCTCGTTCTCCCCCTCCCTAGGTGTTGAGGTCTTGGTGACTGTAGGTAGATCTTGCTCACTGGCTTTAGTCACTCCTGAAAGATGCTCTACACAGGGCCATGATGTTTGTTGTTTATTGGACAATAGAGGGCAGGAAGCATTTTAGTATACTAAGATCAGATCTAGCCATCACATAATAGCAGCATGATAAGCAGGAAAGCACAAATAATCATGTTGCACCAATTATACAGCACTTAATCTATAattacacacattatatatatatatatatatatgcttggtCAGTGGGGGTTCGTTGGAGTAACACCTAGAACTGTAAATATAAACGTAAATAAGGCAGACAGACTGTGAGTGAAATGGATACATCCTGTGTGGGTGCAGTGTCTTCCTAAATTACTCATATTACTGTACATCAGCTAAGCTGAATCTCACAGCAGGGGCTGAGAAAAATTAACCTTTTATGATAATAGGCATGGATAGAGGTAAGAGGCACAAATAGGCACTGTTCCTACCAAGGGGCTGTAGATGGGGCCTGGGGCATTTGTTATAAGAGCTTCGTGTTGCTGCTGTTGTCGTGTATACAGCTGTATACTGGCCAGGCTTCAGCCTACTTCTTCATTAGTAGCAATATTACATCCAAATCTTATACACTACTCTTATTTGTTAAAAAGCTACCATCACCATTTAAAACAAGTCTGCTGGTTGGGATTCACTCCTTCCAAGATAACAATATATGATGATCACAAAAGCAATTCACCTCTGCATTTACACATTAATCCCTCTCTTGCTACAGACTGAGCACCCCTGGCCCCAGTGCAGTGGCCCATACTAAATGCCAGTCAGGGGTCAGGTGGCCATTGCTTACATTAGTTTTCTTGGGTTGCCCTTGAGTTATAGCAGAGTCactattatgattattattttctatactgTATAACCATGTTATAAGTACAGGGGAAACAAAAGGAAGGGACCTTAGACCACCAAGGGGGCATTTAATGGGTCTTAcatgcaaaaactttttttttttcataacaaaagaaattgtaattcaaagcaactttacaatatatgataattaaacattttcaatagtGAAGTGTTAGTTTATGTCTTTATATTCTCTGTGTCTGACCCTTAAAAcaatgtaaggctaatgtcagacggaGGTGTCTTACGTATATGCTCTCTGTTTCTTGGTGGAAAAAGATACTGGCTCTATTTAAACTTATTTTGATGTCTTGGGCCCCTTGTGACGGGGGCTTTTTTCCTGGATTACACTTTTTTTCAAAGCTGATTTTTAAAGGTATATGACTGCCTGGAATTCTTGGCCACTATCATTTATTTCTGCAGCAATGCATAATATTACATTTAACTATATTGTACCTCATCTGCCAAATTGCTGCCCAGCTTTGTaatttagtcaaatctctctCTACAGAGTGGTAGAATCCTGCATAGAACTTATATTTTTGCACTATTtgatatcatcagcaaaaatagaggtAGCACTTACAATGCCAACCTTAAGGTTATTAACAAACAACTTTAAGAGCAAAGGACCAAGAACCACTGCACATTTAAATCCATCCTTCTTACAGTTCTCTAGCCAAGTACAAATCAGTAACCGTCTGCGTGATACTGTAGCAAAGGCTTAACAAAATCTGCCTACTCTCACCTACTTATAGAGGACAACTCAACTTGTCTGGCAAGAtttattacacataaaaccatgctgtcaCAGACTCATGGTATTGTGATTTGCATGTATTCCAGTGTCATACCCCTTATTATCCCCTACAAAAGCTTTCCTATCACTGAAGCCAAACTAACAGGTCTGTAATTTTCTGGCTGAGAATGGGATTCCTTTTTGAATAGCAGCACCACACTAGCAATTCACCAATATCTTTGTACCATGCAAGACCTAATAGGATCCTGAAAATTAAATAAGGTTGTTTGGCAATTACTGAGCTGAGTCAACCAGCTATCAACAGTAACAAAATTGGGTCTTTTCATTAACTGGTTCCTCAGTTGCATAAAGAGATAAAATATAAGTTCAAAATCTCTGTTTTTTTCCTGCTCTCATCAACAAATTTACCCCCTGCGgatgcgttccgaaagtcacaaaatttttggatccgaATGTTTGTAAATGGTGCGAAAATCTTTCTGGCtgtgaaaccttcaatgtatgattttggaagccttccataggactcaatggcactctatagatccaacctggccaaaagatagtcaccatACCAAAACTTGAATGAATTGTGAAATGGTcacgaaaaatacgactttttcgtcgaattttaaaaaaattatcatggacattacaaaaagttctacaaattctcaaaaaaaaaaatttgtggtttaatgaatgggccccactGATAATTTGCGTGCCCGATGTATATCAAACTCAGTGTCACACACTACATTCCCATGTACTGTATTAGTAAGTGAACCCCAGTGTGGTAATTAATGTAACTAAACAACTATTTCTCTATATTGCTATAAAAATTGCCCTTGTGTGGATTcaaaataaagtgcaataagTGATTCCGGCATACAGATATTTCCTTTGCACTTTTAGGAAACTCAGAAGAAACTCGCTCAGTGGACCTTGGAGTGCGTTCTGACGGCAAGGATAAAGGATTATACACAGAAAGCTTTCATTCCACTTCATGGATCTTCAGAGG contains these protein-coding regions:
- the LOC116407614 gene encoding uncharacterized protein LOC116407614 isoform X2, coding for MNEKADVALKNPGMSVFSSLDSELENESEYSCLSMSKTATEVEKHEETAKEMQCEEETVPCEHNGLPNPSVPKESEKGVLQDVIAMSLSERNEECHNPKKQINDSDEVTAQVTSDNLHLNLEIRNVSSSDRTKVVITNKKSLKKSRSYHDSQHQQSQHNAHNRDISVDDVNRKSQENPNKQNSEMPLIKVEIIGAGIEVKYKTIDRHLTVHIERDNERKEREERETCYFHSNDYLQEGTWSSYSSDFSPYQREEMICSDCCIDIPPPEEFADVKCVSPNTNVGNEALIHDLLRKSCSISSIFSSHSESETERRPIKDECYKTEHMPLLDNRLCMPCLNNCTNCSHLTVKPYKMSCNHISSISPQEIHSNTSGCIHHPNQNSVFDSVVRRKTFPEIYYNPHIHSYNSRHANCKDHSPEQSSTSNSCTERCLNHVPSIELRRSFTALPCRNCVNDHHEPECKSILLHSERAASHFVNTIEDPYFVGSCSDTPSSKRNTMPTDMDSVRSLHNLDINNKHSYEEEDTEDLKHNEDQIDFTESGFDEEMQDGDNVIETQDYSELQNKCLLIQVTPPSRSSSKEFIIEKNVYSNLPNDCVQTSLSQTMEIPQSSSTVLEMSQRKRRGSVVTVVTGDLEQRLLVQGDNQAVSDSVSSRGYCELHKDIQQSPFVQRNSVLTPVSDVDEAELENKLLSSFEEQSQPTLKDISSQTSQSFDPFLSMENQSNFEDTQETVSRVEEGSDMNFPADDTSPRNSSDSAIPGTSFESIAGQLSSLKKSDSEENGVKCVEKRDDSCEKSETPKQFAKKDAKPEFVNKHLRLPKESVIKESRACEITHEGSEASDRWAKKRKQFKETKNCNSAGGSSVTSNITEESGNSEETRSVDLGVRSDGKDKGLYTESFHSTSWIFRGDDCSPDNSPRCLSKRPRSVAIRERTVRIAKGTGDYPWGFRIQFSKPILVTEVDTNGAAEEAGLQVGDIVMAVNGTDVTSIPHSEAACLARQGPDLLTLVVGSDISRFPTTPRPSCRGYLHKRTHSGLLKGWRKRWFVLKHDGSLQYYKHKKDEGKCRPLEVTKLEGSEIGVDTTLGKPFVFKCVPQSANRIFYFCATSNQEMKRWLEAMDKAVHPLTQNHVWVDVTMHNLSLPPLAIKNPECLGLLHQLDRNKDVWMQHYCILKDGCLYFYSSIRSTSALGGIYLQGYTVTEQSLNSRRCIIELRPPSEEFKAFYLSAGNAAENKRWITALKMSINKWLPLHQAIQDFMSRPLEETRM
- the LOC116407614 gene encoding uncharacterized protein LOC116407614 isoform X1, whose product is MNEKADVALKNPGMSVFSSLDSELENESEYSCLSMSKTATEVEKHEETAKEMQCEEETVPCEHNGLPNPSVPKESEKGVLQDVIAMSLSERNEECHNPKKQINDSDEVTAQVTSDNLHLNLEIRNVSSSDRTKVVITNKKSLKKSRSYHDSQHQQSQHNAHNRDISVDDVNRKSQENPNKQNSEMPLIKVEIIGAGIEVKYKTIDRHLTVHIERDNERKEREERETCYFHSNDYLQEGTWSSYSSDFSPYQREEMICSDCCIDIPPPEEFADVKCVSPNTNVGNEALIHDLLRKSCSISSIFSSHSESETERRPIKDECYKTEHMPLLDNRLCMPCLNNCTNCSHLTVKPYKMSCNHISSISPQEIHSNTSGCIHHPNQNSVFDSVVRRKTFPEIYYNPHIHSYNSRHANCKDHSPEQSSTSNSCTERCLNHVPSIELRRSFTALPCRNCVNDHHEPECKSILLHSERAASHFVNTIEDPYFVGSCSDTPSSKRNTMPTDMDSVRSLHNLDINNKHSYEEEDTEDLKHNEDQIDFTESGFDEEMQDGDNVIETQDYSELQNKCLLIQVTPPSRSSSKEFIIEKNVYSNLPNDCVQTSLSQTMEIPQSSSTVLEMSQRKRRGSVVTVVTGDLEQRLLVQGDNQAVSDSVSSRGYCELHKDIQQSPFVQRNSVLTPVSDVDEAELENKLLSSFEEQSQPTLKDISSQTSQSFDPFLSMENQSNFEDTQETVSRVEEGSDMNFPADDTSPRNSSDSAIPGTSFESIAGQLSSLKKSDSEENGVKCVEKRDDSCEKSETPKQFAKKDAKPEFVNKHLRLPKESVIKESRACEITHEGSEASDRWAKKRKQFKETKNCNSAGGSSVTSNITEESGNSEETRSVDLGVRSDGKDKGLYTESFHSTSWIFRGDDCSPDNSPRCLSKRPRSVAIRERTVRIAKGTGDYPWGFRIQFSKPILVTEVDTNGAAEEAGLQVGDIVMAVNGTDVTSIPHSEAACLARQEKSCSYRTVLAVLSKRVSPMYGPKIGNIHQFFTFDINHGPDLLTLVVGSDISRFPTTPRPSCRGYLHKRTHSGLLKGWRKRWFVLKHDGSLQYYKHKKDEGKCRPLEVTKLEGSEIGVDTTLGKPFVFKCVPQSANRIFYFCATSNQEMKRWLEAMDKAVHPLTQNHVWVDVTMHNLSLPPLAIKNPECLGLLHQLDRNKDVWMQHYCILKDGCLYFYSSIRSTSALGGIYLQGYTVTEQSLNSRRCIIELRPPSEEFKAFYLSAGNAAENKRWITALKMSINKWLPLHQAIQDFMSRPLEETRM